A single region of the Podospora pseudopauciseta strain CBS 411.78 chromosome 1, whole genome shotgun sequence genome encodes:
- the SLX4_2 gene encoding 5'-flap endonuclease (EggNog:ENOG503Q4XE; COG:L): MSSLHFVVLSKSSGFAHSFRLSDATRSLSLTTVHSVLNASKRSFVTTSRNQDQGPLFEKAKIMDPKLYTKSAAPSSTKWPAPSPSASILVISPTNKVLLLKRVKTASSFASAHVFPGGNVDEFHDGVTAKDEHLDNIVYRNAAIRETFEETGILLSKSHVEVSDEVRDKGRKDVYNRQITFGGWIKNHGGVADTDSLIPFTRWITPPPAKKRFTTQMYLYFLPVSSANSFSEKPSKIHTPTPEGEQEKEHTSAEWEYPLTWLSKAQSGEIMLYPPQFYLLNLLSPFLNNSNMDYATQRKGVRQFLEEVPTSSGEYDSFDGKLKPKVLNTHLIGWKDKVISPSVMFAPGQLYRDETVLSLESPGPELRAQKGNMRGGDAERVVVVEFERKSGPRGIKIVDRGEVGRLWEEKERKGARI, translated from the exons ATGAGCTCTTTGCATTTTGTCGTCCTATCCAAGAGTTCTGGTTTTGCTCACTCATTCCGGCTTTCTGACGCGACGCGCTCACTCTCACTCACAACCGTCCACTCGGTGCTCAACGCCAGCAAGAGAAGTTTCGTCACAACGTCAAGAAATCAGGACCAAGGGCCTCTTTTTGAAAAAGCAAAAATAATGGACCCCAAACTGTACACCAAGTCAGCTGCACCGTCGTCGACCAAGTGGCCTGCGCCCAGTCCCAGTGCCAGCATCCTGGTCATCTCGCCCACCAACAAAGTATTGCTGTTGAAGAGAGTGAAGACGGCCTCTTCTTTTGCGTCCGCGCATGTATTTCCTGGTGGCAACGTGGATGAGTTTCATGATGGGGTGACGGCCAAGGATGAGCACCTGGACAATATCGTCTATCGAAATGCTGCCATCCGTGAGACTTTTGAAGAGACGGGTATTTTGTTGAGTAAAAGCCATGTTGAAGTCAGTGATGAAGTGAGGGACAAGGGACGAAAGGATGTCTACAACAGACAGATCACCTTTGGGGGTTGGATCAAGAACCATGGTGGTGTGGCGGACACAG actccctcatccccttcACCAGATGGATcaccccacccccagccAAAAAGCGCTTCACAACCCAAATGTACCTCTACTTCCTCCCAGTATCCTCCGCCAACTCGTTCTCTGAAAAGCCCAGCAAGATCCACACCCCTACCCCAGAAGGCGAGCAGGAAAAGGAGCACACCTCTGCGGAGTGGGAGTACCCCCTCACCTGGCTGTCCAAGGCCCAAAGCGGGGAGATTATGCTTTACCCACCGCAATTCTACCTCTTGaatctcctctccccctttttgAACAACTCCAATATGGATTATGCCACGCAGCGGAAGGGGGTGAGGCAATTTCTGGAAGAGGTGCCGACTTCAAGCGGGGAGTACGACTCGTTTGATGGAAAGCTCAAGCCCAAGGTGTTGAATACCCATCTGATTGGCTGGAAAGACAAGGTTATCTCGCCTAGTGTGATGTTTGCGCCGGGGCAGCTGTACAGGGACGAGACCGTGTTGAGTTTGGAGTCGCCTGGTCCTGAGCTCAGGGCTCAAAAGGGGAAcatgaggggaggggatgcggagagggtggtggttgttgaatTTGAGAGGAAGAGTGGCCCGAGGGGGATCAAGATTGTTGacaggggggaggtggggaggctgtgggaggagaaggagaggaagggggcgaGGATATGA
- a CDS encoding hypothetical protein (COG:S; EggNog:ENOG50), which yields MKFLALSLLATSAAAIDLHLEFAGGCSTSGGGYICYNWNPDSCCSVNAGTFFNSGSFRAIPPQWNIQARGHAPPRCGTIRQQEDSRGRTYVCLGNGPFGGLGYGFNNRKMIRGETVEEEEETETECVQPNVMYLADGTQYNYTAIVEAKLDTVELNEIAKAGASAADIPESFEAFKIVQ from the coding sequence ATGAAGTTCCTtgccctctcccttctcgccacctccgccgccgccatcgacCTGCACCTTGAGTTCGCAGGCGGCTGCTCAACTTCAGGAGGCGGCTACATCTGCTACAACTGGAACCCCGACTCGTGCTGCAGCGTTAACGCGGGAACCTTTTTTAACAGCGGCAGCTTCAGAGCCATCCCGCCCCAGTGGAACATCCAGGCGCGCGGGCACGCCCCCCCCAGGTGCGGCACCATTCGCCAGCAGGAGGACAGCCGCGGCCGCACCTACGTCTGCCTGGGCAACGGGCCCTTTGGCGGGCTGGGGTACGGATTCAACAACAGGAAGATGATTCGCGgcgagacggtggaggaggaggaggagacggagacAGAGTGCGTGCAGCCGAATGTGATGTACCTGGCTGATGGGACGCAATACAACTACACGGCTATTGTCGAGGCCAAGCTGGACACCGTGGAGCTCAATGAGATTGCCAAAGCTGGCGCGTCGGCGGCGGACATCCCGGAGAGTTTCGAGGCTTTCAAGATCGTGCAGTAG